In one window of Romboutsia hominis DNA:
- a CDS encoding transketolase produces MRDHKGLNEIARIIRKDIVSMIHESKSGHPGGSLSAVEILTALYFNEMNIDPNNSKMEDRDRFVLSKGHAAPVLYATLAQKGYFAREELMKLRKINSMLQGHPDMKGIPGVDMSTGSLGQGFSAACGMAMASKLDNAPWRVYTILGDGEVQEGIVWEAAMSAAHYKLDNMVAFLDYNGLQIDGAVEKVMNIGPIVDKFKAFGWNVIEIDGHDFDQIFAALDMAKETVGKPTMIIAKTIKGKGVSFMENEAGWHGTAPSDSDLERALEELGGADNE; encoded by the coding sequence ATGAGAGACCATAAGGGATTAAATGAGATTGCACGTATTATCAGAAAAGATATAGTCTCTATGATACATGAATCTAAATCTGGACATCCAGGAGGATCATTATCAGCTGTAGAAATACTAACAGCTCTTTATTTTAATGAAATGAATATAGATCCTAACAATAGCAAAATGGAAGATAGAGATAGATTTGTTTTATCTAAAGGACATGCAGCACCAGTACTTTATGCAACTTTAGCTCAAAAGGGTTACTTTGCTAGAGAAGAATTAATGAAGCTAAGAAAAATAAATAGTATGTTACAAGGTCATCCTGATATGAAGGGAATACCTGGAGTTGATATGTCAACGGGTTCATTAGGACAAGGTTTTTCAGCAGCTTGTGGTATGGCTATGGCATCTAAATTAGATAATGCACCATGGAGAGTGTATACTATACTTGGGGATGGAGAAGTTCAAGAAGGGATAGTTTGGGAAGCTGCTATGAGTGCAGCTCACTACAAACTTGATAATATGGTAGCATTCTTAGATTATAATGGTCTTCAAATAGATGGAGCAGTAGAGAAAGTTATGAACATAGGTCCTATAGTAGATAAGTTTAAAGCTTTCGGATGGAATGTAATAGAAATAGATGGACATGATTTCGATCAAATTTTTGCAGCTTTAGATATGGCTAAAGAAACAGTAGGAAAGCCAACAATGATAATTGCAAAGACTATAAAAGGTAAAGGTGTATCTTTCATGGAAAATGAAGCTGGATGGCATGGAACAGCTCCAAGTGATAGCGATTTAGAAAGAGCCTTAGAAGAATTAGGGGGTGCAGACAATGAGTAA
- a CDS encoding transketolase family protein codes for MSKIATREAYGKALVKLGQINDNVVVLDADLSKSTKTNDFYKTFPDRFFNMGIAEQNLIGAACGFAAAGKIPFASSFAMFATGRAFEVIRNSACYPKLNVKVCATHAGITVGEDGATHQSVEDIAIMRSIPNMTVMVPADGVEAEQMIFEAAKVYGPMYVRLGRSAVPTIFDENYKFEIGKGTVVREGNDLTIIACGIMVNEAIIASEVLKSEGINARVINMSTIKPIDKELIITAAKETGAIVTAEEHSILGGLGSAVSEVVTEECPVVVKKVGINDTFGESGTPAELVKKYGLTSNDIVKAAKEAIAKK; via the coding sequence ATGAGTAAGATAGCAACTAGAGAAGCATACGGAAAAGCATTAGTTAAATTAGGACAAATAAACGATAATGTTGTAGTATTAGATGCAGATTTATCAAAATCAACTAAGACAAATGATTTTTATAAAACATTCCCAGATAGATTCTTCAATATGGGTATAGCTGAACAAAACTTAATAGGTGCAGCTTGTGGATTTGCTGCAGCTGGTAAAATACCTTTTGCAAGTAGCTTTGCTATGTTTGCAACAGGAAGAGCTTTTGAAGTTATCAGAAACTCTGCTTGTTATCCAAAGTTAAACGTAAAAGTTTGTGCTACTCATGCTGGTATAACAGTTGGAGAAGATGGAGCAACACATCAAAGTGTAGAAGATATAGCTATAATGAGAAGTATACCTAATATGACAGTTATGGTTCCTGCTGACGGTGTAGAAGCAGAACAAATGATATTTGAAGCAGCTAAAGTTTACGGACCTATGTATGTTCGCTTAGGAAGAAGTGCAGTTCCTACAATATTTGATGAAAATTATAAATTTGAAATAGGAAAAGGTACAGTAGTTAGAGAAGGAAATGATTTAACAATAATAGCCTGTGGAATAATGGTTAACGAAGCTATAATAGCATCAGAAGTTTTAAAATCAGAAGGTATAAATGCTAGAGTTATAAATATGTCTACTATAAAGCCTATAGATAAAGAGTTAATAATAACTGCCGCTAAAGAAACTGGTGCAATAGTAACTGCTGAAGAACATAGTATATTAGGTGGTCTAGGTTCAGCAGTAAGTGAAGTTGTTACTGAAGAATGTCCAGTTGTAGTTAAAAAAGTAGGTATAAATGATACTTTCGGAGAATCAGGTACACCTGCTGAATTAGTAAAAAAATATGGATTAACATCTAACGATATAGTTAAAGCTGCTAAGGAAGCAATAGCTAAGAAATAA
- a CDS encoding Lon protease family protein: protein MLNIDKYKVRVEDLKPSSLIEDLSFSTTEEIDSKREIIGQDRAVKAIEFGLKMKKSGYNIYVVGTNGLGRVSYTSELIKKYTSNNKQNNNRDWVYVNNFKNINEPIALSFKSGVGKIFKEDIEEIIQKLKCEVPKLFNSKEYEYHSRILMSELENSIQGIISELNEFAKPRGFKFEVTERGLVSIPIKEDGTLMQEQELGQLTPTQINKLREEGLKLNQDSKEYIDKIKNCEDDYKNKTIDLDKNVGRSLVGFYDKYLLDKYGKEEKIQRYINDLCNDIVNNIDKFKDKNEGNQQKPMALFGMMGQKNDDKFFNRYKVNLFIDNSECEDCKIIVESNPTYYNLIGCIEYKNEIGALTTSFTEIKPGALHKANGGYLIINVKDLLSNPFSWDCLKRSLKTGKISIESLNKQYGYLVTSTLKPEPIDLDVKVILIGDSRYYGLLYSYEEDFRNLFKVMADFDIEIDKNDENIYKTIQLIADTCNNEKLKHFERDAVEKVIEYSIKLSDNKDKLTARVSNIIDLVYESEAISDDSELYVTAKDVQNAIEQKVYRNNKYEEKLNEMFEDKTLLIDIEGEKVGQINGLAVMGTGEYSFGKPSKITASTYRGRHGVINIEREIKQSGSIHDKGVLILSGYLGERYGKERPLSITTSITFEQNYSGVDGDSASSTELYAIISSIADIPIKQSIAVTGSVSQKGEIQPIGGVNQKIEGFFDVCKLKGFSQKQGVMIPIQNVKNLILKDEIVEAVKAGTFSIYAISSIEEGLEILTGKTIDEIDNLVKDKLESLRQIDKKDRDDKKE from the coding sequence TTGTTGAATATAGATAAATATAAAGTTAGAGTAGAAGACTTAAAACCGAGCTCATTGATAGAGGATCTATCATTTAGTACTACAGAAGAGATAGATTCTAAAAGAGAAATAATAGGCCAAGATAGAGCTGTGAAGGCCATTGAGTTTGGACTTAAGATGAAAAAAAGTGGATATAACATATATGTTGTAGGTACAAATGGATTGGGAAGAGTTAGTTACACTAGTGAACTTATAAAAAAGTATACCAGCAATAATAAACAAAATAATAATAGAGATTGGGTATATGTAAATAATTTTAAAAACATTAATGAACCTATAGCTTTATCTTTCAAATCAGGGGTAGGAAAAATATTTAAAGAAGATATAGAAGAAATAATTCAAAAATTAAAGTGCGAGGTACCTAAATTATTTAATTCAAAAGAATATGAATACCATAGCAGAATACTTATGAGTGAACTTGAAAATAGTATTCAAGGAATAATATCAGAGTTAAATGAATTTGCCAAGCCTAGAGGATTTAAGTTTGAAGTTACAGAAAGAGGACTTGTTAGTATCCCAATAAAAGAAGATGGAACATTAATGCAAGAACAAGAGTTAGGTCAACTAACTCCTACACAAATCAATAAATTAAGAGAAGAGGGTCTTAAGCTAAATCAAGATAGCAAGGAATATATAGATAAGATAAAAAATTGTGAAGATGATTATAAAAATAAAACTATTGATTTAGATAAAAATGTAGGAAGAAGTTTAGTTGGGTTTTATGATAAATACTTACTAGATAAGTATGGAAAAGAAGAAAAAATACAAAGATATATAAATGATTTATGCAATGATATAGTTAATAACATTGATAAATTTAAGGATAAAAATGAAGGTAATCAACAAAAACCTATGGCGCTATTTGGTATGATGGGTCAAAAAAATGATGATAAGTTTTTTAATAGATACAAAGTAAATTTATTTATAGATAATAGTGAGTGTGAAGATTGTAAGATAATAGTAGAAAGCAATCCTACATACTATAATTTGATAGGGTGTATAGAGTATAAAAATGAGATAGGAGCTTTAACAACAAGTTTTACGGAAATAAAGCCAGGAGCCTTACATAAGGCGAATGGAGGATACTTAATCATAAATGTAAAAGATTTATTATCGAATCCTTTTTCTTGGGATTGTCTAAAGAGAAGTTTAAAAACAGGAAAGATATCAATAGAATCTCTTAATAAACAATATGGATATTTAGTAACATCTACATTAAAGCCAGAACCAATAGATTTAGATGTGAAAGTCATATTAATAGGAGACAGTCGTTATTATGGACTTTTATACTCATATGAAGAAGATTTTAGAAATCTATTTAAAGTGATGGCTGACTTTGATATAGAAATAGATAAAAATGATGAAAATATATATAAGACAATTCAGCTAATAGCTGATACTTGCAACAATGAAAAATTAAAACACTTTGAAAGAGATGCAGTTGAAAAGGTAATAGAATATAGTATTAAGTTAAGTGACAATAAAGATAAATTAACAGCAAGAGTTAGTAATATAATAGATTTAGTATATGAGTCAGAGGCTATAAGTGATGATAGTGAGTTATATGTCACTGCAAAAGATGTTCAAAATGCAATAGAACAAAAAGTATATAGAAATAATAAATATGAAGAAAAATTAAATGAGATGTTTGAAGACAAAACTCTGTTAATTGATATAGAAGGAGAGAAAGTAGGTCAAATTAATGGATTAGCTGTTATGGGTACAGGTGAATATTCATTTGGTAAGCCATCAAAAATAACAGCATCTACTTATAGGGGAAGACATGGTGTAATAAATATTGAAAGAGAAATAAAGCAAAGTGGAAGTATTCATGATAAAGGAGTTTTAATATTAAGTGGATATTTAGGAGAAAGGTATGGAAAAGAGAGACCATTATCTATAACTACATCAATAACTTTTGAACAAAACTATAGTGGTGTAGATGGAGATAGTGCATCTAGTACTGAATTGTACGCTATAATATCTAGTATAGCTGATATACCTATAAAACAAAGTATTGCAGTAACTGGTTCTGTTAGTCAAAAAGGAGAAATACAACCTATAGGCGGAGTGAATCAAAAGATTGAAGGATTTTTTGATGTATGTAAGCTAAAAGGTTTCTCTCAAAAACAAGGTGTTATGATTCCGATACAAAATGTTAAGAATTTAATACTAAAAGATGAGATAGTGGAAGCTGTAAAAGCTGGAACTTTTAGTATATATGCAATAAGTAGTATAGAAGAAGGATTAGAGATACTTACAGGTAAGACTATAGATGAAATAGATAATTTAGTTAAGGATAAGCTTGAGAGTTTAAGACAAATAGATAAAAAAGATAGAGATGATAAAAAGGAATAA
- a CDS encoding 5-formyltetrahydrofolate cyclo-ligase — protein sequence MKKEFRKKVISDRNNQNYESLCKNSSIITQKILALDCIKKAKNIMLYLDFNNEVKTDELIVKLLSLGKTVSSPITIKEEKKLIPSQIIDLKDGVKIGAYGIREPKPECSPEVEVKDIDVVIVPAVAYDKDCYRLGYGGGFYDRFIERLREDAITVGIAFDLQIFDSVPKEDHDAQLDYIITESQILTPNKF from the coding sequence ATGAAAAAGGAATTTAGAAAAAAAGTTATTTCTGATAGAAATAACCAAAATTATGAATCTTTATGTAAAAACTCATCAATAATAACTCAAAAAATATTAGCTTTAGATTGTATAAAAAAAGCTAAAAATATTATGCTTTATCTTGATTTTAATAATGAAGTTAAAACAGATGAACTTATAGTTAAGCTTCTTTCTTTGGGTAAAACTGTCTCATCTCCTATAACGATTAAAGAAGAAAAAAAATTAATACCATCTCAAATAATTGATTTAAAAGATGGAGTAAAAATCGGTGCTTATGGAATAAGGGAACCAAAACCTGAATGCTCTCCAGAGGTAGAGGTTAAAGATATAGATGTAGTAATAGTTCCAGCCGTTGCTTATGATAAAGATTGCTATAGACTCGGTTACGGTGGTGGCTTTTATGATAGATTCATAGAAAGGTTAAGAGAAGATGCTATCACAGTAGGAATTGCTTTTGATTTACAAATTTTTGATTCTGTACCTAAAGAAGATCACGATGCTCAACTTGACTATATAATTACAGAAAGCCAAATACTTACACCTAATAAATTTTAG
- a CDS encoding S41 family peptidase, which yields MISKKRAIVYGIVLVIVTALFTSTLQIGLGNKVVVSKDLYEKYSKYNKMIGLEGAIKEDFYQKTKDDNLVNGAIKGMFSGLDDPYSQYYTEDEFKRLKEQTSGSFVGIGVIISPSPDDDYLTVVSPIQGSPAEKSGIEAGDKIVKVDGKNVFAKNSDEAISMIKGKEGTTVELTLKRDGNEFDVKVKREEIVSKSVEGKMLEDKIGYLRITSFSENTYKEFKTVLDKLKSEGMKGLILDVRDNGGGLLNICKDIADELIGEGTIVYTKDNKGNTEYLKSDKDKLGLPIAILTNGNSASASEILTGAIVDNKAGISIGTTTFGKGLVQSVRELKDGTGFKLTTAQYFTPNGDYINGKGIKPNIEEKNPEKQLDKAIDWMKKEIK from the coding sequence ATGATATCAAAGAAAAGAGCTATCGTGTATGGAATAGTTTTAGTAATAGTAACAGCTTTGTTTACCTCTACTTTGCAAATAGGATTAGGTAATAAGGTTGTAGTGTCGAAAGATTTATATGAAAAATATAGTAAGTACAATAAGATGATAGGTCTAGAAGGAGCTATAAAAGAAGATTTCTATCAAAAAACAAAAGATGATAATTTGGTTAATGGAGCTATAAAAGGAATGTTTTCAGGATTAGATGATCCATATTCTCAGTATTATACAGAAGATGAGTTTAAAAGATTGAAGGAACAAACGAGTGGGTCTTTTGTTGGTATAGGTGTGATAATAAGTCCTTCTCCAGATGATGATTACTTAACAGTAGTATCTCCTATACAAGGTTCTCCGGCAGAAAAAAGTGGAATAGAAGCGGGAGACAAGATAGTAAAGGTAGATGGAAAGAATGTATTTGCTAAAAATTCAGATGAAGCAATTAGCATGATAAAAGGTAAAGAGGGCACAACTGTAGAATTAACTTTAAAAAGAGATGGCAATGAATTTGATGTTAAAGTTAAAAGAGAAGAGATTGTTTCAAAAAGCGTAGAAGGTAAGATGCTAGAAGATAAAATAGGATATTTAAGAATAACTTCTTTTAGCGAAAATACATATAAAGAATTTAAAACTGTACTAGATAAATTGAAATCAGAGGGAATGAAGGGGTTAATATTAGATGTAAGAGATAATGGTGGAGGACTATTAAATATATGCAAAGATATAGCCGATGAGTTAATAGGAGAAGGAACTATAGTTTACACTAAAGACAATAAAGGAAATACAGAATACTTAAAATCAGATAAAGATAAGCTAGGATTGCCAATAGCTATTTTAACTAATGGGAATAGTGCATCAGCATCAGAAATATTAACAGGAGCTATTGTAGATAATAAAGCTGGTATCTCAATAGGAACTACAACTTTTGGTAAAGGTTTAGTACAAAGTGTAAGAGAGCTTAAAGATGGTACAGGTTTTAAATTAACCACTGCTCAATATTTTACTCCTAATGGAGATTATATAAATGGAAAAGGAATAAAACCAAATATAGAGGAAAAAAATCCTGAAAAGCAATTAGATAAAGCTATTGATTGGATGAAAAAGGAAATAAAATAG